One window of the Saccopteryx leptura isolate mSacLep1 chromosome 9, mSacLep1_pri_phased_curated, whole genome shotgun sequence genome contains the following:
- the ETV2 gene encoding ETS translocation variant 2 isoform X2: MDLWKWDEVSPQEVPPGNKLSGLEGAELGFYFPEVALQEDTLTETGWKGPIQLWQFLLELLQDGARSSCIRWTGNSLEFQLCDPKEVARLWGERKRKPGMNYEKLSRGLRYYYRRDIVRKSGGRKYTYRFGGRVPGLAYPVCPRSGQGAATQ, translated from the exons ATGGACTTGTGGAAGTGGGATGAAGTATCACCACAGGAAGTGCCCCCAGGGAACAAGCTGTCAGGGCTGG AAGGAGCTGAACTCGGCTTCTATTTCCCTGAAGTGGCGCTCCAAGAGGACACGCTGACAGAGACGGGCTGGAAAG GTCCCATTCAACTATGGCAGTTCCTCCTGGAGCTGCTCCAAGACGGGGCGCGTAGCAGCTGCATCCGCTGGACCGGCAACAGCCTCGAGTTCCAGCTGTGCGACCCCAAAGAG GTGGCGAGGCTGTGGGGCGAGCGCAAGAGGAAACCTGGGATGAATTATGAGAAGCTGAGCCGAGGCCTGCGTTACTACTACCGCCGCGATATCGTGCGTAAGAGCGGTGGGCGCAAGTACACTTACCGCTTCGGGGGTCGCGTACCCGGCCTCGCTTATCCAGTCTGCCCCAGGAGTGGACAGGGAGCAGCAACCCAATAA
- the ETV2 gene encoding ETS translocation variant 2 isoform X1, with protein MGAHAWVPESDSWVRYMEGSGLAGARGGGDRLLGPDLGRPGPLNLRGPIQLWQFLLELLQDGARSSCIRWTGNSLEFQLCDPKEVARLWGERKRKPGMNYEKLSRGLRYYYRRDIVRKSGGRKYTYRFGGRVPGLAYPVCPRSGQGAATQ; from the exons ATGGGGGCCCATGCCTGGGTCCCCGAGTCCGACTCGTGGGTCCGTTATATGGAGGGATCCGGACTCGCTGGTGCCCGAGGAGGAGGGGATCGGCTCTTAGGTCCCGATTTGGGAAGACCTGGACCTTTGAACCTTCGAG GTCCCATTCAACTATGGCAGTTCCTCCTGGAGCTGCTCCAAGACGGGGCGCGTAGCAGCTGCATCCGCTGGACCGGCAACAGCCTCGAGTTCCAGCTGTGCGACCCCAAAGAG GTGGCGAGGCTGTGGGGCGAGCGCAAGAGGAAACCTGGGATGAATTATGAGAAGCTGAGCCGAGGCCTGCGTTACTACTACCGCCGCGATATCGTGCGTAAGAGCGGTGGGCGCAAGTACACTTACCGCTTCGGGGGTCGCGTACCCGGCCTCGCTTATCCAGTCTGCCCCAGGAGTGGACAGGGAGCAGCAACCCAATAA